In a genomic window of Seriola aureovittata isolate HTS-2021-v1 ecotype China chromosome 11, ASM2101889v1, whole genome shotgun sequence:
- the LOC130177477 gene encoding glycerol kinase-like isoform X1, whose amino-acid sequence MDPLVAAIDQGTSSTRFLVFNAKTAKLISHHQVEINQSFPKEGWVEEDPKEIMQSVYECMERTCEKLCQLNIDVSNIKAVGVTNQRETTLVWDKETGEPLYNAIVWLDLRTQSTVERLINKAPGRDKNHLKHKTGLPISTYFSAVKLRWLLDNVDEVRQAVLSERAMFGTVDSWIIWCLTGGRKGGVHCTDVSNASRTMLFNIHTMDWDPELCRYFDVPMEILPKVKSSSEIYGCMKSSSLAGVPISGCLGDQSAALVGQMCFTEGQAKNTYGTGCFLLRNTGTKPVMSDHGLLTTVAYKLGKDEPACYALEGSVAIAGAVVRWLKDNMGIVQSSSEIEILAAAAGTSYGCYFVPAFSGLYAPYWEPSARGIICGLTQFTNRNHLAFAALEAVCFQTREILDAMNLDSGVPLTQLQVDGGMTSNRLLMQLQADILCIPVVRPSMSETTALGAAMAAGAAEGVEVWSLSPGHLPHVTSEKYEPQINCDESEFRFARWKKAVQKAMNWETSEPCCNSNGLGKKINGAPWGVPPTPPPTRVDP is encoded by the exons ATGGATCCGCTGGTAGCTGCGATTGACCAGGGCACGAGCTCAACGAGGTTTCTG GTGTTCAATGCAAAAACAGCCAAACTGATCAGTCACCATCAAGTAGAAATCAACCAGAGTTTCCCCAAGGAGGG CTGGGTGGAGGAAGACCCCAAGGAGATAATGCAGTCTGTGTATGAGTGCATGGAGAGGACTTGTGAGAAACTGTGTCAACTTAACATTGACGTCTCCAACATAAAAG cGGTGGGagtgaccaatcagagagagacAACCCTGGTGTGGGACAAAGAGACCGGAGAGCCACTCTACAATGCCATTG TTTGGTTGGACCTGCGCACACAGTCAACGGTGGAGAGGCTCATCAACAAAGCTCCCGGCCGAGACAAGAACCACCTCAAG CACAAGACAGGCCTTCCCATCAGCACCTACTTCAGTGCGGTGAAGCTGCGTTGGCTTCTGGACAATGTGGATGAAGTGCGACAGGCAGTGCTGAGCGAGCGAGCCATGTTCGGCACAGTGGACTCCTGGATCATCTGG TGCCTGACGGGGGGCAGGAAGGGAGGGGTCCACTGTACAGATGTGTCCAACGCCAGTCGCACCATGCTCTTCAACATTCACACCATGGACTGGGATCCTGAACTGTgcag GTACTTTGACGTCCCCATGGAAATCCTCCCCAAAGTAAAAAGCTCCTCTGAGATATACGGCTGCATG AAATCAAGCTCTCTAGCAGGAGTCCCGATCTCTGGG TGTCTCGGCGACCAGTCGGCTGCTCTGGTTGGTCAGATGTGCTTCACAGAGGGTCAGGCCAAAAACAC GTATGGCACTGGCTGCTTCCTGCTCAGAAACACAGGGACCAAG CCTGTTATGTCTGACCATGGCCTGCTGACCACAGTGGCATACAAACTAGGAAAAGATGAGCCTGCCTGCTACGCACTGGAG ggCTCAGTGGCCATCGCAGGGGCAGTGGTACGGTGGCTGAAGGACAACATGGGCATTGTGCAGTCATCCTCAGAGATCG AGATActagcagctgcagcagggacGTCGTACGGATGTTACTTTGTGCCGGCTTTCTCTGGACTCTATGCCCCCTACTGGGAGCCTAGTGCAAGAGG cATCATCTGTGGTCTCACTCAGTTCACTAACAGGAACCACTTGGCTTTTGCTGCTCTGGAGGCTGTCTGTTTTCAGACCAGAGAG ATCCTCGATGCCATGAACCTGGACAGCGGCGTCCCTCTGACGCAGCTGCAGGTGGACGGAGGCATGACGTCCAACAGATTACTGATGCAGCTGCAAGCCGACATCCTCTGCATCCCCGTAG TGCGACCCAGCATGTCAGAGACCACAGCTCTGGGTGCAGCCATGGCAGCGGGGGCAGCAGAGGGGGTGGAAGTGTGGAGCTTGAGCCCTGGTCACCTCCCACATGTTACCTCTGAGAAATATGAACCTCAGATCAACTGTGACG AGAGTGAGTTCCGCTTCGCTAGATGGAAGAAGGCCGTTCAGAAAGCCATGAACTGGGAGACGTCAGAGCCCTGCTGCAATTCCAACG GTTTAGGAAAGAAGATCAATGGTGCCCCCTGGGGGGTtcctcccacccctccccccaccaGAGTGGACCCATAA
- the LOC130177477 gene encoding glycerol kinase-like isoform X2 — MDPLVAAIDQGTSSTRFLVFNAKTAKLISHHQVEINQSFPKEGWVEEDPKEIMQSVYECMERTCEKLCQLNIDVSNIKAVGVTNQRETTLVWDKETGEPLYNAIVWLDLRTQSTVERLINKAPGRDKNHLKHKTGLPISTYFSAVKLRWLLDNVDEVRQAVLSERAMFGTVDSWIIWCLTGGRKGGVHCTDVSNASRTMLFNIHTMDWDPELCRYFDVPMEILPKVKSSSEIYGCMKSSSLAGVPISGCLGDQSAALVGQMCFTEGQAKNTYGTGCFLLRNTGTKPVMSDHGLLTTVAYKLGKDEPACYALEGSVAIAGAVVRWLKDNMGIVQSSSEIEILAAAAGTSYGCYFVPAFSGLYAPYWEPSARGIICGLTQFTNRNHLAFAALEAVCFQTREILDAMNLDSGVPLTQLQVDGGMTSNRLLMQLQADILCIPVVRPSMSETTALGAAMAAGAAEGVEVWSLSPGHLPHVTSEKYEPQINCDESEFRFARWKKAVQKAMNWETSEPCCNSNDEQQ; from the exons ATGGATCCGCTGGTAGCTGCGATTGACCAGGGCACGAGCTCAACGAGGTTTCTG GTGTTCAATGCAAAAACAGCCAAACTGATCAGTCACCATCAAGTAGAAATCAACCAGAGTTTCCCCAAGGAGGG CTGGGTGGAGGAAGACCCCAAGGAGATAATGCAGTCTGTGTATGAGTGCATGGAGAGGACTTGTGAGAAACTGTGTCAACTTAACATTGACGTCTCCAACATAAAAG cGGTGGGagtgaccaatcagagagagacAACCCTGGTGTGGGACAAAGAGACCGGAGAGCCACTCTACAATGCCATTG TTTGGTTGGACCTGCGCACACAGTCAACGGTGGAGAGGCTCATCAACAAAGCTCCCGGCCGAGACAAGAACCACCTCAAG CACAAGACAGGCCTTCCCATCAGCACCTACTTCAGTGCGGTGAAGCTGCGTTGGCTTCTGGACAATGTGGATGAAGTGCGACAGGCAGTGCTGAGCGAGCGAGCCATGTTCGGCACAGTGGACTCCTGGATCATCTGG TGCCTGACGGGGGGCAGGAAGGGAGGGGTCCACTGTACAGATGTGTCCAACGCCAGTCGCACCATGCTCTTCAACATTCACACCATGGACTGGGATCCTGAACTGTgcag GTACTTTGACGTCCCCATGGAAATCCTCCCCAAAGTAAAAAGCTCCTCTGAGATATACGGCTGCATG AAATCAAGCTCTCTAGCAGGAGTCCCGATCTCTGGG TGTCTCGGCGACCAGTCGGCTGCTCTGGTTGGTCAGATGTGCTTCACAGAGGGTCAGGCCAAAAACAC GTATGGCACTGGCTGCTTCCTGCTCAGAAACACAGGGACCAAG CCTGTTATGTCTGACCATGGCCTGCTGACCACAGTGGCATACAAACTAGGAAAAGATGAGCCTGCCTGCTACGCACTGGAG ggCTCAGTGGCCATCGCAGGGGCAGTGGTACGGTGGCTGAAGGACAACATGGGCATTGTGCAGTCATCCTCAGAGATCG AGATActagcagctgcagcagggacGTCGTACGGATGTTACTTTGTGCCGGCTTTCTCTGGACTCTATGCCCCCTACTGGGAGCCTAGTGCAAGAGG cATCATCTGTGGTCTCACTCAGTTCACTAACAGGAACCACTTGGCTTTTGCTGCTCTGGAGGCTGTCTGTTTTCAGACCAGAGAG ATCCTCGATGCCATGAACCTGGACAGCGGCGTCCCTCTGACGCAGCTGCAGGTGGACGGAGGCATGACGTCCAACAGATTACTGATGCAGCTGCAAGCCGACATCCTCTGCATCCCCGTAG TGCGACCCAGCATGTCAGAGACCACAGCTCTGGGTGCAGCCATGGCAGCGGGGGCAGCAGAGGGGGTGGAAGTGTGGAGCTTGAGCCCTGGTCACCTCCCACATGTTACCTCTGAGAAATATGAACCTCAGATCAACTGTGACG AGAGTGAGTTCCGCTTCGCTAGATGGAAGAAGGCCGTTCAGAAAGCCATGAACTGGGAGACGTCAGAGCCCTGCTGCAATTCCAACG